In Methanobacterium veterum, a single genomic region encodes these proteins:
- a CDS encoding MJ1244 family protein, with amino-acid sequence MKVHLRVFVEIRNLGKAMNALTDAGITGFYILEYKGMSPQDWKGFSIKEDPESAIKMIKDHAKNAMLICSVVDEEKVDEIVKMVREALMGEKYTILEVPIRRIIISDGKN; translated from the coding sequence ATGAAAGTTCATCTGAGGGTCTTTGTTGAGATAAGAAATTTAGGTAAAGCTATGAATGCTCTAACTGATGCGGGAATAACTGGATTTTATATTTTGGAATATAAGGGTATGTCTCCCCAGGATTGGAAGGGATTTTCTATAAAGGAGGATCCGGAGTCTGCAATAAAGATGATCAAAGATCATGCAAAGAATGCGATGCTTATCTGCAGTGTTGTGGATGAAGAAAAAGTGGATGAAATAGTAAAAATGGTCCGTGAGGCTCTTATGGGCGAAAAATACACTATTTTAGAAGTTCCAATACGCAGGATAATTATAAGCGACGGTAAAAATTAA